Proteins encoded in a region of the Lycium ferocissimum isolate CSIRO_LF1 unplaced genomic scaffold, AGI_CSIRO_Lferr_CH_V1 ctg1863, whole genome shotgun sequence genome:
- the LOC132042859 gene encoding uncharacterized protein LOC132042859 produces MRWHVSGSNRDGLIRHPRDGEAWKTFDLTHSEFASDPRNVRLGLASDGFNPFGTMSSTYSIWPVFLIPYNLPPWICMKHTSFILSMIIPGKQMPGNNIDVYLQPLVKELRELWNDGVETFDSSSNEAFRMRAALMWTISDFPGLGILSGWNTHTGFACPTCNFDSEPCRLRHSKKWCFMGHRRFLKRNHRFRLNRVLFNGSTEERDPPIKLLGSDILRQIEEGRGAALDGRGKRPRRATKQWNKRSILFELPYWETNLLRHNLDFMHIEKNVCDNILYTLLHDRSKSKDHINARKDLKEMGIRRDLWPDDDGTYRLAVFSLTRDNKRDTNKLFLTTLKNVVVPDGYSSNISRCIDLVQRKIFGLKSHDCHIIIEQLLPLAIRNVLPDNVTAVLVEFCSFFRELSSKSLNLSDLDKLQERIEITLCHLEILFPPSFFTVMVHLTVHLVQEAKLGGPVHYRHMYPVERELGHFKSFVRNKARSEASIAEGYLAEETLTFCSRYMEDIETRFNRPRRVRDDPNDIEPFGTSSIFPQLGKPASAPENLLLTHMQKLHAHRYVLLNCAIVMPFVDEFRQYIKRSSKGRKPSPTDIEKRVNKEFVDWFKKRIMNPDTIDTISADLIFLARGPSVNARRFTAYNINGFKFRILAREEGLKTQNSGVFLTSNTSCVASSVDGNLRQADLPYYGKLEDIIEINYYGRFRVVLFKCKWADTTRDRGYKKDRWNFNCVSFDRLIHSGEREEHEPYIEASQAQMVFYVDDVVNKGWSVAVHIKPRDLYEMGEEVVEDEVYENEPYQEQDLEQYFGHGDEYIQLATDHLIGEANVATNLRVDAMSE; encoded by the exons ATGAGATGGCATGTTTCGGGTAGTAACAGAGATGGGTTGATAAGGCATCCACGGGATGGTGAGGCCTGGAAGACATTTGATCTGACACACTCTGAATTTGCTTCGGATCCTCGAAATGTTCGCTTAGGCCTTGCTAGTGATGGTTTTAATCCTTTTGGAACAATGAGTTCTACCTATAGTATTTGGCCAGTTTTCTTGATTCCGTACAACCTTCCTCCTTGGATTTGTATGAAGCACACATCCTTCATCCTATCAATGATCATTCCAGGAAAGCAGATGCCTGGAAATAATATTGATGTGTACTTACAACCCCTCGTAAAGGAATTACGTGAGCTATGGAATGATGGTGTGGAAACTTTTGATTCATCATCTAATGAAGCTTTTAGAATGCGAGCAGCTCTTATGTGGACAATTAGTGACTTTCCTGGGTTAGGTATCCTATCTGGCTGGAACACACATACCGGTTTTGCTTGCCCAACTTGTAACTTTGACTCAGAACCTTGTCGTCTTCGTCACAGTAAAAAGTGGTGCTTTATGGGTCATCGACGCTTCCTAAAAAGAAATCATAGATTTAGATTGAATCGAGTTCTCTTTAATGGAAGCACAGAGGAACGAGATCCACCAATAAAATTATTAGGATCTGATATTTTGCGTCAAATAGAAGAAGGGAGAGGAGCAGCTTTGGATGGCAGAGGGAAAAGACCGAGACGAGCAACTAAGCAATGGAATAAGAGAAGTATATTATTTGAACTTCCATATTGGGAGACTAACTTGTTGCGTCATAATctagattttatgcatattgaaaaaaatgtaTGCGACAATATTTTATATACACTTCTTCATGATAGATCAAAATCAAAAGATCATATTAATGCCCGAAAGGATCTAAAAGAAATGGGAATAAGGCGCGATCTTTGGCCGGATGATGATGGAACATATCGTCTTGCTGTGTTTTCGCTTACGCGTGATAATAAGCGTGATACCAACAAGTTGTTTCTTACAACTTTGAAGAATGTTGTAGTACCAGATGGCTACTCGAGTAATATTTCTAGATGTATTGATTTGGTacaaagaaagatttttgggtTGAAAAGTCATGACTGTCATATTATCATTGAGCAATTGCTACCATTAGCGATTCGTAATGTGTTGCCAGACAATGTAACTGCAGTTTTGGTAGAATTCTGCTCATTTTTCAGAGAACTTTCTAGCAAAAGCTTGAATCTTTCAGATCTTGATAAGCTCCAAGAGCGCATTGAGATTACACTTTGCCACCTAGAGATACTATTTCCTCCATCATTTTTTACAGTCATGGTTCACTTAACTGTCCATCTAGTACAGGAAGCAAAACTCGGAGGTCCAGTGCATTATCGGCATATGTATCCTGTGGAGAG GGAATTAGGTCATTTTAAGTCCTTTGTACGGAATAAGGCACGATCAGAAGCTTCTATAGCGGAGGGTTACTTAGCTGAAGAAACTCTTACTTTTTGTTCTCGGTATATGGAGGATATTGAGACAAGGTTCAATAGACCTAGGCGTGTTCGTGATGACCCAAATGACATTGAACCTTTTGGAACGTCCTCTATCTTCCCTCAATTAGGTAAACCTGCATCAGCTCCAGAAAATCTCCTTTTAACTCATATGCAGAAACTACATGCTCATCGATATGTGCTTCTGAATTGTGCAATAGTCATGCCATTTGTGGA TGAATTTAGACAGTATATAAAGAGGAGttcaaaaggaagaaaaccTTCACCTACAGATATAGAAAAAAGAGTTAATAAAGAGTTTGTTGATTGGTTCAAGAAGCGG attATGAATCCGGACACAATAGACACAATTTCTGCTGATCTAATATTTCTAGCACGAGGTCCATCAGTAAATGCAAGAAGATTTACTGCATATAACATCAATGGGTTTAAATTTCGAATCTTGGCTCGAGAAGAAGGTCTGAAAACACAGAATAGTGGAGTTTTTTTAACCTCTAACACATCATGTGTTGCAAGTAGTGTTGATGGGAATTTAAGGCAAGCTGACTTACCATATTATGGGAAGTTAGAAGACATAATTGAGATTAATTATTATGGTCGGTTCAGGGTTGTTCTTTTCAAATGTAAATGGGCAGACACTACTCGAGATAGAGGGTATAAAAAGGATCGTTGGAATTTTAATTGTGTTAGTTTTGATAGATTGATTCATTCTGGTGAACGGGAAGAGCATGAGCCTTACATTGAAGCATCTCAAGCACAAATGGTGTTCTATGTGGATGATGTGGTCAATAAAGGGTGGAGTGTTGCTGTGCATATAAAACCAAGAGATTTGTATGAAATGGGAGAAGAAGTAGTGGAAGATGAAGTATATGAGAATGAACCATACCAAGAGCAAGATCTTGAACAATATTTTGGCCATGGTGATGAGTATATACAACTGGCTACAGACCATCTAATTGGTGAGGCGAATGTTGCTACTAACTTAAGAGTAGATGCCATGTCTGAATAG